A stretch of Henckelia pumila isolate YLH828 chromosome 4, ASM3356847v2, whole genome shotgun sequence DNA encodes these proteins:
- the LOC140861595 gene encoding uncharacterized protein, translating into MEAEHNPYTQPQRRINPVMQEVVKNKVIELLDAGIIYPISDSEWVSPIQVVPKKGGITLIENENNELIPTRKVTGWRRCMIDIFHDMVEKLIEVFMDDFSVFGSYFDDYLCNLDKVLKRCEESNLVLNCKKCHFMVREGIVLGHKVFEKSVEVDWAKIKDAKPRLIRWVLILQEFDLEIVDRKGSENQVADHLSHIENQGTEIQVIHDEFPDEQLFENKKFFSELKYFLLEDPLLFKICADGIIHRCIPAEEGKKYILVAVDYLSKWVEPLACRTNDSRVGVNFLKKFVFARYGTPRAIIIDGGTHFCNQQFDTLLSKYGVTHKVPTPYHLQTSGKVEISNRKLKRILEKLLLYGKACHLPIELEHKALWATKFLNFDANTTGAERMLQLNELEELRLDAYENVRIHKEKTKRWHDQNIVSREFEVGQ; encoded by the exons ATGGAGGCGGAGCACAATCCATATACTCAACCACAGAGGCGGATAAACCCAGtgatgcaagaggtagtgaaaaatAAGGTGATTGAGCTtcttgatgcaggtattatctatccTATCTCTGACAGTGAATGGGTGAGTCCGATACAGgtagtgcctaaaaagggaGGAATAACTTTgattgaaaatgaaaataatgaacTAATCCCTACTAGGAAGGTTACGGGATGGCGA CGTTGCATGATAGATATTTTTCATGACATGGTAGAAAAATTGATTGaagttttcatggatgatttctctGTGTTTGGTTCTTATTTTGATGACTATTTATGTAACTTGGATAAAGTGTTGAAAAGATGTGAGGAGAGTAATCTTGTGTTAAATTGTaaaaaatgtcacttcatggtgcGTGAAGGAATTGTTTTAGGGCATAAGGTGTTTGAAAAAAGTGTGGAGGTAGATTGGGCGAAAATTAAG gatgctaaacccaggttaattcgttgggtATTAATTTTACAAGAGTTTGACTTGGAAATTGTTGACAGGAAGGGCTCGGAGAATCAAGTTGCGGATCATCTATCTCATATAGAGAATCAAGGAACtgaaattcaagtaattcatgatgaattcccagatgaaCAGCTTTTCGAG AATAAGAAATTTTTCTCTGAGTTGAAGTATTTTTTGTTGGAAGATCCATTGCTTTTTAAGATTTGTGCAGATGGTATAATTCATAGATGTATTCCAGCCGAAGAG ggaaaaaaatacattttagtAGCGGTGGATTATTTGTCTAAATGGGTCGAGCCGCTAGCTTGTAGAACTAATGACTCTAGAGTGGgggtaaattttttgaaaaagtttGTCTTTGCTAGATATGGTACACCTAGAGCCATTATTATTGATGGAGGAACTCACTTCTGTAATCAACAGTTTGACACATTGCTGAGTAAATACGGGGTCACTCATAAGGTGCCAACACCTTATCACCTCCAAACTAGTGGGAAAGTTGAAATTTCAAATAGGAAATTGAAACGAATATTGGAAAAACT gttgttatatggaAAAGCGTGTCATCTTCCTATTGAACTTGAGCATAAAGCgttatgggctactaaatttttaaattttgatgctAACACTACGGGTGCGGAGCGGATGCTGCAATTAAATGAGCTTGAAGAGTTGAGATTGGATGCATATGAGAATGTCAGGATTCACAAAGAGAAAACCAAAAGATGGCATGACCAGAACATCGTCTCCCGTGAGTTCGAGGTAGGCCAATAG